A single region of the Paramicrobacterium fandaimingii genome encodes:
- a CDS encoding carbohydrate ABC transporter permease, which yields MTSVNTPTLPRLYPRTPVKNPLVRVIIRHALLICVLFILLYPLLWLVAASLRPNNEVFNGLGLFSENYTLQNYVNGWGAGSASFTRYFGNSLIVTVVSILGNLFSCSLTAYAFARLNFPFKKALFAILIGTMLLPMHVTLVPQYILFNKLGWINTYFPLTIPHWLGVDAFFIFLMVQFIRNLPRELDESARLDGCGHFGIFARIIMPLSLPAIGTTAMFTFIWTWNDFLGPLLYLNRSDMQTVPLALNSFLDSTGQSSYGELFAMSVLSLAPIVGFFIVSQRLLIEGIATTGMK from the coding sequence ATGACATCTGTGAATACACCGACGCTTCCGCGTCTCTATCCGCGCACCCCTGTGAAGAACCCGCTCGTACGAGTCATCATTCGTCATGCACTGCTGATCTGCGTGCTCTTCATCCTGCTGTACCCGCTGCTGTGGCTCGTCGCGGCGTCGCTGAGACCAAATAACGAGGTCTTCAACGGACTTGGCTTGTTCTCTGAGAACTACACGCTTCAGAACTATGTAAACGGGTGGGGTGCAGGATCGGCATCGTTCACACGCTACTTCGGAAACTCGCTCATCGTCACAGTTGTCTCCATACTCGGGAATTTGTTTTCGTGCTCGCTCACGGCATACGCATTTGCTCGGCTGAACTTTCCCTTCAAGAAGGCACTCTTCGCGATCCTCATCGGCACAATGCTCCTCCCGATGCACGTCACACTTGTGCCGCAGTACATCCTTTTCAACAAGCTGGGCTGGATTAATACATACTTCCCCCTGACCATTCCCCATTGGCTTGGTGTCGACGCTTTCTTTATCTTTCTCATGGTGCAATTCATCAGGAATCTTCCCCGCGAGCTTGATGAGTCAGCCCGACTTGACGGCTGTGGCCACTTTGGAATCTTCGCGCGAATAATCATGCCGTTGTCGCTACCGGCCATCGGCACGACAGCGATGTTCACGTTCATCTGGACATGGAACGACTTTCTCGGTCCGCTCCTCTACTTGAATCGTTCTGACATGCAGACCGTGCCGCTCGCGCTCAACTCATTTCTTGATTCAACGGGCCAGAGTTCGTACGGGGAATTGTTTGCAATGTCGGTTCTCTCCCTGGCTCCCATCGTGGGGTTCTTCATCGTGTCTCAGCGACTGCTCATCGAGGGCATCGCGACCACCGGAATGAAATAA
- a CDS encoding enoyl-CoA hydratase: MTARPQVMLSHEDDRARITLSNPGRRNALTAEMYDDLEAHIDVLATNQNLRVLVIAGSEADGFAAGTDIAEFADFASSDDGVRYERRVGRVLSKLDNLPVPTIAAVHGAAVGAGLAIAAMCDIIVADRSARFGAPIVRTLGNCLPGPVVARLRDRLGSARAVSMLLTATLVPADELVASGFVFASVDEGELDARVEAVVRGIRRSAPRSLAALKALDRRAGTADFHDEDLLRSCYGSDDFREGVRAFLEHRHPQWKGL; the protein is encoded by the coding sequence ATGACTGCGCGCCCGCAGGTGATGCTCAGCCATGAGGACGACCGTGCGCGAATCACTCTGTCCAATCCGGGCCGGCGGAACGCCCTGACTGCGGAAATGTATGACGACCTCGAGGCGCACATCGATGTGCTCGCAACGAACCAGAATCTGCGGGTGCTGGTCATCGCGGGGAGCGAAGCAGACGGGTTCGCCGCCGGCACGGATATTGCGGAGTTCGCCGACTTCGCCTCGTCAGACGACGGGGTTCGGTACGAGCGGCGCGTCGGTCGAGTTCTCAGCAAGTTGGATAACCTGCCGGTGCCGACAATTGCAGCTGTGCACGGGGCTGCGGTCGGCGCTGGGTTGGCGATTGCCGCCATGTGCGACATTATCGTCGCCGACCGTAGCGCGCGGTTCGGGGCGCCGATTGTCCGAACTTTGGGCAACTGCCTTCCAGGCCCCGTTGTCGCACGTCTGCGCGATCGGCTTGGCTCAGCCAGAGCAGTGTCGATGCTCCTGACGGCAACGCTCGTGCCTGCTGATGAACTTGTGGCGAGCGGATTCGTGTTTGCCAGCGTGGACGAGGGCGAGCTCGACGCGCGAGTCGAGGCTGTGGTGCGCGGCATTCGCCGTTCGGCTCCCCGTTCACTTGCGGCGCTGAAGGCACTGGACCGGCGCGCGGGCACCGCAGATTTTCACGACGAAGATCTGCTGCGTTCCTGCTATGGGAGCGACGACTTCAGAGAAGGGGTGCGCGCGTTCCTTGAACATCGTCACCCGCAATGGAAGGGACTGTGA
- a CDS encoding ABC transporter substrate-binding protein produces the protein MTWKRRTVGIAAAAGLALSLAACSGGAEGAGGSGPHDGTGEVSGQIAVAWWGGEARSAKTNAVIKMFTEQSDGVKVDGQATADFSKYFDKLNVQAASQSLPCAVQLQGRQVNDYTKNDLLMPLDPMIESGAIDVSDIPETVLDNGRGTDGNLYFLPYGAAYDAVGVNTTLADDAGVGLPEEGYTWDDYISYLTEAQESLPEGVRAMDSNGGRPNFFIGWTLANGKSLFNDEGKLGFSEDDLIEYWNMWEGVRKAGVTMPAERTAEEPTGPDQGFFATGEVMSDTIPGNALTPASATLEGKGDGQQMTTIPYPRGSEGSGNALYPSGFAIPKSCENVPTAAAFIDFFTNDLEAGKAFAADNGAPTNTKVLEALIADDSLTPTKKHELELYKEIVQGEPQSIVFPPGYQATFEASFKRAYEDVSFERSSVEDAVKQFFSEANSSLGI, from the coding sequence ATGACGTGGAAACGAAGGACTGTCGGCATTGCGGCGGCAGCTGGACTCGCATTGTCCCTCGCAGCCTGCAGTGGAGGTGCAGAAGGTGCGGGTGGCTCCGGCCCTCACGACGGAACCGGCGAAGTGAGCGGCCAGATTGCTGTCGCGTGGTGGGGCGGCGAAGCCCGCTCGGCGAAGACTAACGCTGTCATCAAAATGTTCACGGAACAGAGTGACGGGGTCAAAGTCGACGGCCAGGCTACTGCCGATTTCAGTAAGTACTTCGACAAGCTCAATGTTCAGGCCGCCAGCCAGAGCCTCCCGTGTGCAGTGCAGCTGCAAGGTCGTCAGGTCAATGACTACACGAAAAACGATCTGCTGATGCCACTCGATCCGATGATCGAATCCGGAGCGATTGACGTGAGTGATATTCCTGAGACGGTTCTCGATAACGGGCGAGGAACGGACGGAAACCTCTATTTTCTTCCCTATGGTGCGGCATACGATGCCGTGGGCGTCAACACCACGTTGGCCGACGATGCCGGTGTCGGGCTACCCGAGGAGGGTTACACCTGGGACGACTACATCTCTTACCTGACTGAGGCGCAGGAGAGTCTTCCGGAAGGCGTCCGGGCGATGGATAGCAATGGTGGTCGGCCGAACTTCTTCATTGGCTGGACTCTTGCCAACGGCAAGTCGCTCTTCAACGACGAGGGCAAACTCGGTTTCTCGGAAGATGACCTCATCGAGTACTGGAATATGTGGGAAGGGGTGCGCAAAGCAGGAGTGACAATGCCGGCCGAGCGCACCGCCGAGGAGCCGACGGGGCCAGACCAGGGTTTCTTTGCCACGGGTGAGGTCATGTCCGACACGATTCCCGGCAACGCACTGACGCCAGCGTCGGCAACGCTCGAGGGCAAGGGCGACGGCCAGCAGATGACGACGATTCCGTATCCACGGGGCTCCGAAGGTTCGGGCAACGCTCTGTACCCATCAGGGTTCGCGATTCCGAAGTCGTGTGAGAACGTGCCCACAGCGGCTGCTTTCATCGACTTTTTCACAAACGATCTGGAAGCGGGCAAGGCATTTGCCGCTGACAACGGTGCGCCGACCAACACAAAGGTGCTCGAGGCGCTGATCGCTGATGACAGCCTCACGCCGACGAAGAAGCATGAGCTCGAACTCTACAAGGAGATCGTGCAGGGCGAACCCCAGTCGATCGTTTTCCCTCCCGGCTATCAGGCGACATTCGAAGCGTCGTTCAAGCGAGCGTACGAGGACGTGTCGTTCGAACGCAGCAGCGTGGAGGACGCCGTCAAGCAGTTCTTCTCGGAAGCAAACTCAAGCTTGGGCATCTGA
- a CDS encoding carbohydrate ABC transporter permease: MSIRTNVAAPDTVQRVLGSQARKRDWRKRETAVAFAFLAPWLIGLVGLTLGPMLYSLYLSFTDYNLLSDPKWVGLQNFVTMFTSDDRFWVSTRVTITYVVFGVPLILIVSLMIAALLNSKIAFLSGYRALFYLPSLMGASVAIAALWRQVFGSEGLVNQILKVFGIEAGSWVGNPDTALGTLIVLALWAFGSTMIIFLAGLRQIPAELYEAASVDGAGPVRRFLNITLPMLTPIIFFNALMVTINAFQAFTPAYVISGGTGGPVDSTLFYTLYLYQQGFAQLNMGYASAMAWILVVILAIFSGLFFWSSRYWVYYGDK, translated from the coding sequence ATGAGCATACGGACAAACGTGGCAGCTCCAGACACTGTTCAACGAGTGCTCGGCTCTCAGGCGCGCAAGCGTGACTGGCGCAAACGTGAGACCGCGGTTGCGTTCGCTTTTCTTGCTCCGTGGCTTATTGGGCTCGTCGGCTTGACGCTTGGGCCGATGCTGTACTCGCTGTATCTCTCATTCACCGACTACAACTTGCTTTCCGACCCGAAATGGGTCGGGCTCCAGAACTTCGTCACAATGTTCACGAGCGACGACAGATTCTGGGTGTCAACTCGTGTGACAATCACATACGTTGTCTTTGGCGTGCCGTTGATACTCATTGTCTCCCTGATGATCGCAGCGCTCCTGAATTCGAAGATCGCCTTTCTCTCTGGATACCGTGCGCTGTTCTACCTCCCGTCTTTGATGGGGGCGAGCGTCGCAATCGCTGCACTGTGGCGCCAGGTCTTCGGAAGCGAAGGACTCGTCAACCAGATACTCAAGGTGTTTGGCATCGAGGCCGGAAGCTGGGTTGGAAATCCAGACACCGCGCTTGGAACGCTCATCGTCCTCGCGCTTTGGGCCTTCGGGTCAACGATGATTATCTTCCTTGCTGGCTTACGGCAAATCCCGGCAGAACTCTATGAGGCTGCATCCGTCGATGGGGCGGGCCCCGTCAGGCGATTTTTGAACATCACGCTGCCTATGCTCACACCGATCATCTTCTTCAATGCCCTCATGGTGACGATTAACGCCTTTCAAGCGTTCACCCCGGCATATGTGATCAGCGGCGGAACAGGCGGCCCTGTGGACTCCACGTTGTTCTACACGCTCTATCTCTATCAACAGGGCTTTGCCCAGCTGAATATGGGGTACGCATCCGCGATGGCATGGATCCTCGTGGTCATCTTGGCAATCTTTAGCGGGCTCTTCTTTTGGAGCTCTCGCTATTGGGTTTACTACGGAGACAAATGA
- a CDS encoding NAD(P)-dependent oxidoreductase, with amino-acid sequence MVLTTDSTIGVVGLGNLGRPLALNLIDKGWRLAANDSRLDRVNELKATGTVIGSDMDSADVLCFVVPDERAIWAVLNTGLLEAMNGRAIVVHSTILPERARELADAVETAGGRFAAAPVSGGPERARIGDLSLIAGADAATSAFLAPLFDAMSREVFSVASPAAACAVKLANQLVMFSALASLHEAMSLTQSYGVDDTDLLQFVESATGDTWVGRHWGFFDDVAHDYDRAGTPEQLRPWSKDLWEVLGAAREAQVSAPVAGILSQTLPAIVDAHARRVERGLSNAGEGGHA; translated from the coding sequence ATGGTCCTAACCACCGATTCAACAATTGGTGTTGTCGGTCTAGGAAACCTTGGTCGCCCATTGGCACTAAACCTGATCGACAAGGGGTGGCGACTTGCCGCCAATGACAGTCGCCTCGACCGAGTAAATGAGCTCAAGGCCACGGGCACCGTCATCGGGTCCGACATGGATAGCGCCGATGTGCTTTGCTTTGTCGTTCCAGATGAGAGGGCGATCTGGGCCGTTCTGAATACCGGGCTTCTCGAAGCGATGAACGGTCGAGCAATCGTGGTTCACAGCACCATACTCCCGGAACGAGCACGGGAGCTGGCAGACGCAGTGGAGACCGCTGGTGGAAGATTTGCGGCTGCTCCAGTCAGCGGTGGACCTGAGCGGGCTCGAATTGGCGACCTGAGTCTGATCGCCGGAGCGGACGCAGCGACATCGGCATTTCTCGCTCCCCTTTTTGACGCAATGAGTCGCGAGGTCTTTTCGGTCGCGAGCCCAGCTGCCGCATGTGCTGTGAAGCTGGCTAACCAACTCGTGATGTTCTCAGCGTTGGCAAGCCTTCATGAGGCAATGTCGCTGACACAGTCGTACGGGGTTGACGACACGGACCTCCTTCAGTTCGTTGAATCGGCGACGGGAGACACCTGGGTCGGAAGGCACTGGGGGTTCTTCGATGACGTGGCTCATGACTATGACCGGGCCGGCACACCAGAGCAACTTCGTCCATGGTCTAAAGACTTGTGGGAAGTGCTCGGCGCGGCTCGAGAAGCCCAAGTAAGCGCACCCGTCGCGGGGATTCTGTCGCAGACCTTGCCGGCAATCGTGGATGCCCACGCGCGACGCGTTGAGCGTGGTCTTTCCAATGCAGGCGAGGGGGGACACGCATGA
- a CDS encoding amidohydrolase family protein → MSQVIDAHHHYWRTAAQEQPWRTDAHHVLKQDFGPDDLVTELDAAGVDATVLIQSVDERAENNRLADYARFERTAGIVSWLPVSQGTQAIAELERLHIPKQRGVRCLIARDPLSWLQNADVIRLFNELASRGLAWDVVPVTPEQTAAVTMLARAVPELRIVVDHLGRPPVESGEGEVWAANIGQLAACDNVAMKVSVGIDILSAWPRWDAQMLRPFVDHVVSKFGVDRLMLASNWPVVLHRQSYGNAWRDLRELVEAHNLSQSERDALSGGTAQRWYALGTSVEDREVRRADSGMR, encoded by the coding sequence ATGTCTCAAGTGATTGATGCGCATCACCACTACTGGCGCACAGCGGCGCAGGAACAGCCATGGCGAACCGACGCGCATCACGTGCTTAAGCAAGATTTCGGCCCAGACGACCTCGTTACTGAGCTCGACGCGGCCGGTGTTGACGCAACCGTGCTAATTCAATCGGTCGACGAACGAGCAGAGAATAATCGTCTCGCGGACTACGCTCGATTTGAGCGCACCGCAGGCATCGTCTCGTGGCTTCCCGTTTCGCAGGGCACACAAGCGATCGCGGAACTCGAGCGACTGCATATCCCGAAACAGCGCGGTGTCCGCTGCTTGATCGCGCGCGACCCACTTTCCTGGCTGCAGAACGCAGACGTTATTCGACTGTTCAACGAGCTGGCGTCGAGAGGACTTGCCTGGGACGTGGTGCCCGTCACTCCCGAGCAGACCGCTGCAGTCACGATGCTCGCCAGGGCAGTCCCCGAACTGCGGATCGTTGTTGACCATCTCGGTCGGCCACCTGTCGAGTCGGGTGAAGGAGAAGTCTGGGCCGCGAACATTGGGCAGCTGGCGGCGTGCGACAACGTCGCCATGAAGGTATCCGTCGGCATTGACATTCTCAGCGCGTGGCCACGGTGGGACGCGCAGATGCTCAGGCCGTTTGTCGATCATGTTGTGAGCAAGTTCGGAGTCGATCGGTTGATGCTGGCGAGCAACTGGCCCGTTGTGTTGCATCGGCAGTCATATGGGAATGCATGGCGAGATCTGAGAGAGCTTGTTGAGGCGCACAATCTGAGCCAATCAGAGCGTGACGCTCTCAGCGGCGGAACAGCGCAGCGCTGGTACGCACTTGGCACCTCCGTCGAAGACCGGGAGGTGAGACGTGCAGACTCCGGCATGAGATGA
- a CDS encoding TIGR01777 family oxidoreductase, with amino-acid sequence MAMRILLSGASGMIGTALHMRLRDMGHDVRLLVRRSPTHDREVRWDPAAGTVPRDQIEWADAVVSLSGASLTRLPWTPLYRRTIVSSRVDTTRVMANAIATATNPPRVWANASAVGYYGRGPRLDPFDESSPKGSGFLADTVEKWESATAPAADRTRIVHLRTGVVIGPMGALTPLARAAKFGLSPTFDSGAQRWPWVSLFDEARAIEHVLSADVSGPVNIAAPVLDTQSEVADAVARQLHRPNWLRVPAPLMRLALGTAANDMLLADQPVAPTALLDSGFEFSIDNIDEAVAVACGLKWKPPLTYSD; translated from the coding sequence ATGGCTATGCGCATTCTGCTCTCGGGGGCCAGCGGCATGATCGGCACCGCGCTGCACATGCGACTGCGCGACATGGGGCACGACGTGAGACTTCTCGTGCGGCGTTCGCCTACACACGATCGTGAGGTCAGGTGGGACCCCGCTGCGGGCACCGTGCCCCGTGACCAGATCGAGTGGGCAGATGCCGTCGTCTCGCTGTCGGGCGCGAGCCTCACACGACTGCCGTGGACGCCCCTCTACCGCCGCACCATCGTCTCGAGTCGCGTTGACACCACCCGCGTGATGGCGAACGCGATCGCCACGGCGACGAACCCTCCGCGGGTGTGGGCGAACGCCTCGGCCGTGGGGTATTACGGCCGCGGGCCGCGCCTTGACCCGTTTGACGAGAGCTCGCCGAAGGGCTCCGGATTTCTTGCCGACACTGTCGAGAAGTGGGAGTCCGCGACGGCGCCCGCCGCCGACCGAACCCGCATCGTGCACCTGCGCACGGGCGTCGTGATCGGCCCCATGGGCGCGCTCACCCCGTTGGCCCGCGCCGCCAAATTCGGGCTCAGCCCCACGTTCGACTCCGGCGCGCAGCGGTGGCCCTGGGTCTCGCTCTTCGATGAGGCGCGGGCGATCGAGCATGTGCTCTCGGCTGACGTCTCCGGCCCCGTCAATATCGCCGCTCCGGTGCTCGATACTCAGTCAGAGGTCGCGGATGCTGTCGCACGCCAGCTTCACCGACCGAACTGGCTGCGCGTTCCGGCGCCGCTGATGCGCCTCGCGCTGGGCACGGCAGCCAACGACATGCTGCTCGCCGATCAGCCCGTGGCGCCGACTGCGCTGCTTGACTCCGGCTTCGAGTTTTCGATCGACAACATCGACGAGGCCGTTGCTGTCGCCTGCGGTCTCAAGTGGAAGCCTCCTCTGACCTACTCAGACTGA
- a CDS encoding RraA family protein, whose amino-acid sequence MTATQTNVSGAQYEKADPENLGSLYQHLRVCDVVDALDGIGYFNIGLMDREVRPLWLGMTFWGEAATIRCVPSNKPMWKLGTTEDIVKAHGRWFAETSHARLPDDLKAGHVIVMDSGGGPEVGFWGSENAMAAVLGGAVGVITDGYCRDTAEVAAQRSPVVARHRGRTIIPGRIQAIETQTTIACGGVQVSPGDIVGADDDGVVVVPADVAHEVATHARAILLADMRARRKHYASLGKTSDSSVDVDAIEAYFSEV is encoded by the coding sequence ATGACCGCAACTCAAACGAACGTAAGCGGTGCGCAGTACGAGAAGGCAGATCCCGAGAACCTCGGTAGCCTCTATCAGCATTTGCGAGTGTGCGACGTTGTCGATGCCCTCGACGGCATCGGATACTTCAATATCGGACTCATGGATCGGGAGGTACGTCCACTCTGGCTCGGCATGACGTTTTGGGGAGAAGCAGCGACGATCCGCTGTGTTCCGTCAAACAAGCCCATGTGGAAGCTTGGCACCACAGAGGACATCGTGAAGGCGCATGGGCGGTGGTTTGCCGAGACCTCTCATGCGCGGCTCCCCGATGACCTGAAAGCGGGCCATGTCATCGTGATGGATTCCGGCGGAGGTCCTGAGGTTGGCTTTTGGGGGTCAGAGAATGCGATGGCGGCCGTACTCGGCGGTGCAGTCGGAGTGATCACAGACGGATACTGTCGCGATACCGCGGAGGTTGCTGCGCAACGCAGCCCCGTCGTTGCCAGGCATCGTGGACGCACGATCATTCCAGGGCGCATCCAGGCGATTGAGACTCAGACAACGATTGCATGCGGCGGTGTTCAGGTGAGTCCGGGCGACATCGTCGGTGCAGACGACGATGGCGTTGTCGTGGTCCCTGCTGACGTTGCTCATGAGGTGGCGACGCACGCACGCGCGATTCTTCTGGCTGACATGCGAGCTCGCAGAAAGCACTACGCGAGCCTCGGCAAGACAAGCGACTCGTCCGTTGACGTCGACGCCATTGAGGCGTACTTCTCAGAGGTCTAA
- a CDS encoding fumarylacetoacetate hydrolase family protein produces METVDTNASFLPNDTRDAHLVGRVFDPDEEGPSVVTVRGETVVDLTAIAPTVSDLLERDDLLAILRDTPGRKSWALADVSRGTREGSGVRFLAPIDLHVIKAAGVTFARSMVERVIEEQAAGDAEKAATIRARVNEKIGAALSTIVPGSDESARLKEALIAEGLWSQYLEVGIGPDPEIFTKAPVLSAVGPGAHIGVLARSTWNNPEPELVLAVTANGTPVGVTLGNDVNLRDFEGRSALLLAEAKDNNASCAIGPFIRVFDENFTIESAREIVVALSVHGDDGFVLDDSSSVREMSRTFDDLISHAIGRHHQYPDGFVLFTGTMFAPTKDRDDTGKGFTHKRGDIVRIAAPELGALENRVVPSEEAPTWTFGIRALFANLFERGLMTTHGERGQKSEDKND; encoded by the coding sequence ATGGAAACAGTCGATACGAACGCATCATTTCTGCCGAATGACACTCGCGACGCGCACCTGGTCGGACGGGTTTTCGATCCCGACGAAGAAGGACCAAGCGTCGTGACGGTTCGTGGCGAAACCGTCGTTGACCTCACCGCGATCGCCCCGACTGTCTCGGATCTGCTTGAACGCGACGATCTCCTTGCCATATTGCGCGACACACCGGGGAGGAAGAGTTGGGCGCTCGCCGACGTTTCTCGAGGAACGCGCGAAGGCAGTGGAGTGCGCTTTCTTGCCCCGATCGACCTTCACGTCATCAAGGCGGCAGGCGTGACATTTGCCCGCAGCATGGTGGAGCGGGTGATTGAAGAGCAAGCGGCCGGGGACGCGGAAAAAGCGGCGACAATCAGGGCACGCGTCAACGAGAAGATTGGGGCCGCTCTCAGCACAATTGTCCCCGGGAGTGACGAGTCCGCGCGACTGAAAGAGGCGCTGATTGCCGAAGGCCTGTGGTCGCAGTACTTGGAAGTCGGTATCGGGCCGGACCCTGAAATCTTCACGAAGGCACCCGTGCTCTCGGCCGTCGGGCCCGGCGCTCACATCGGTGTCCTTGCGCGCTCGACCTGGAACAACCCTGAGCCGGAGCTTGTCCTCGCAGTCACGGCGAACGGCACCCCCGTAGGTGTGACTCTAGGCAATGACGTGAACCTTCGCGATTTCGAAGGACGCAGTGCACTGCTTCTCGCTGAGGCTAAGGACAATAACGCGTCGTGCGCGATTGGACCGTTCATTCGCGTTTTCGACGAGAACTTCACCATCGAGTCCGCACGCGAGATCGTTGTCGCACTATCTGTGCATGGCGATGATGGCTTCGTGCTCGACGACTCGAGTTCGGTGCGAGAGATGAGTCGTACTTTTGACGATCTCATTTCCCACGCAATCGGACGTCATCATCAATACCCTGACGGCTTCGTGCTGTTCACAGGAACAATGTTCGCCCCGACGAAAGATCGCGACGATACAGGTAAGGGCTTTACCCACAAACGCGGTGACATCGTGCGAATCGCTGCTCCGGAGTTGGGAGCACTGGAGAACCGAGTTGTGCCCTCGGAGGAAGCGCCGACCTGGACTTTCGGAATTCGCGCGTTGTTTGCCAACCTGTTCGAGCGAGGGCTCATGACGACCCACGGTGAAAGAGGGCAGAAGAGCGAGGACAAAAATGACTGA
- a CDS encoding FCD domain-containing protein has product MSTLDDDDVYEILTLRSTLERMAFELGIPVKRPALVEPAKQALGEMERCARQQDRGALVQAGYEFHFALIKIADHTRLENIYASVQQQLLLCMSRNLLARERYFEDLDQHVARHRHLLELVESGDASAALAELAAHGERSFATKENTVDAEKLA; this is encoded by the coding sequence GTGTCGACTCTCGATGACGATGATGTTTACGAAATTCTGACTTTGCGATCAACACTTGAACGGATGGCGTTTGAATTAGGCATCCCCGTCAAAAGACCGGCATTGGTCGAACCTGCAAAACAAGCACTTGGGGAAATGGAACGCTGTGCGCGTCAACAGGATCGCGGCGCCCTTGTGCAAGCAGGCTACGAATTTCATTTTGCACTCATCAAGATTGCCGACCACACGCGGCTAGAGAACATCTATGCCTCTGTGCAGCAGCAACTTTTGCTGTGCATGTCACGGAATCTGCTGGCGAGGGAACGATACTTCGAAGATCTGGACCAGCACGTTGCGCGACACCGTCATCTGCTTGAACTTGTCGAGTCAGGAGACGCCAGCGCGGCACTAGCCGAACTCGCGGCACATGGCGAACGATCATTCGCCACGAAAGAGAACACCGTAGACGCTGAGAAGCTTGCCTGA
- a CDS encoding CaiB/BaiF CoA transferase family protein produces MNATTGSQTGASSRSSALDGIRVLDLTQVMSGPFCTMMLADLGADVIKVENPAHGDQTRKSWGYSVIGDDSRAFLSLNRNKRSIRIDLKTETGLKQFFELVKTADVVIENFRPGVAARLGIGYDAVRAANPQIVYASISGFGQSGPYASYPGYDLIAQAMTGVMSVMGEPGGRPIKSAIPIADLGAGMFCTIGVLSAIRARDRDGEGQYLETSLFESALAMSVWESTEFWSTGESPEPLGSANRMSAPYQALQTADGYVTVGANNEKLWRLLCKALDAPELIRDKRYADNNARLNHRDELAADLEVHLKHRDTDEWVEILLASGVPAGAIRDYKYVLTHDEHVRAREMVAHLQHPVEGDVAVLGTPIKLHGTPVEIRTAAPLLGQDDDVILTGEHDDLTEPQ; encoded by the coding sequence GTGAACGCCACTACAGGATCTCAAACTGGGGCATCATCGCGGTCATCAGCGCTCGACGGTATTCGAGTGCTCGACCTCACCCAGGTGATGTCCGGTCCTTTTTGCACAATGATGCTCGCCGATCTTGGTGCAGATGTCATCAAAGTGGAGAATCCGGCGCATGGCGATCAGACGCGGAAGTCCTGGGGGTACTCCGTCATCGGCGACGACTCGCGTGCCTTCCTCTCTCTCAATCGCAACAAGCGCAGCATCCGAATTGATCTGAAGACCGAAACAGGGTTGAAACAGTTCTTCGAACTGGTCAAGACAGCTGACGTGGTCATCGAGAATTTTCGGCCAGGTGTGGCGGCTCGGCTCGGCATCGGATACGACGCTGTCCGGGCCGCCAACCCGCAAATCGTCTATGCGAGCATCTCAGGCTTCGGCCAGAGCGGGCCATACGCCAGCTACCCCGGGTATGACCTGATCGCGCAGGCAATGACGGGCGTCATGAGCGTTATGGGAGAACCCGGTGGCCGCCCGATTAAATCGGCAATCCCCATTGCCGATCTCGGCGCAGGCATGTTCTGCACCATTGGTGTGCTCTCGGCGATTCGCGCCCGGGATCGCGATGGGGAGGGACAGTATCTCGAAACATCGCTGTTTGAGTCTGCGCTGGCGATGAGCGTTTGGGAGTCCACTGAGTTCTGGTCGACGGGTGAGAGCCCGGAGCCGCTGGGCTCGGCGAACCGGATGTCAGCGCCGTACCAAGCGCTCCAGACAGCGGATGGCTACGTCACCGTTGGAGCCAACAATGAAAAGCTCTGGCGCCTGCTCTGTAAGGCGCTTGATGCTCCAGAGCTGATTCGCGACAAGCGATACGCCGATAACAACGCTCGTCTGAATCATCGCGATGAGCTTGCCGCTGATCTTGAAGTGCATTTGAAGCATCGAGACACGGACGAGTGGGTGGAAATTCTTCTGGCGTCCGGTGTGCCAGCGGGTGCCATCAGGGATTACAAGTACGTTCTCACCCACGACGAACACGTGCGGGCTCGCGAGATGGTTGCGCATCTGCAGCATCCTGTCGAGGGGGACGTTGCCGTACTCGGTACCCCGATCAAGCTGCACGGAACACCTGTCGAGATTCGCACAGCAGCGCCACTGCTCGGTCAAGACGACGATGTGATCCTTACGGGGGAGCATGACGATCTCACGGAACCACAATGA